The following proteins are encoded in a genomic region of Nitrospiria bacterium:
- the tuf gene encoding elongation factor Tu (EF-Tu; promotes GTP-dependent binding of aminoacyl-tRNA to the A-site of ribosomes during protein biosynthesis; when the tRNA anticodon matches the mRNA codon, GTP hydrolysis results; the inactive EF-Tu-GDP leaves the ribosome and release of GDP is promoted by elongation factor Ts; many prokaryotes have two copies of the gene encoding EF-Tu) yields the protein ALGKGVEMVMPGDNVRMDVELITPIAMEKELRFAIREGGRTVGAGVISEVIA from the coding sequence GGCGTTGGGGAAGGGCGTGGAGATGGTGATGCCGGGGGACAATGTGCGAATGGATGTGGAGTTGATCACGCCGATCGCGATGGAGAAGGAGTTGCGGTTTGCCATCCGGGAAGGCGGACGGACCGTCGGCGCCGGCGTCATCAGTGAAGTCATCGC